A stretch of Mycobacterium sp. ITM-2016-00316 DNA encodes these proteins:
- a CDS encoding SDR family NAD(P)-dependent oxidoreductase produces MSRVAVVTGGASGMGEATCHELGRRGHQVAVFDVNARAAQRVTEELRAEGITAVAVAGDVSDRAAVDDAYAKIRSELGPIEILVTSAGLFGFAPFEEITADSWTRIIEVNLTGTFHCCQAALPDMVAASWGRIVMISSSSAQRGSPFAAHYAASKGALLTLTKSLAREYAARGITVNNIPPSGIETPMQHAGQAAGYLKSNEEIAANIPVGHLGTGDDIAAAVAFLCSEEAKFITGQTLGVNGGAVM; encoded by the coding sequence ATGAGTCGCGTTGCAGTGGTGACCGGCGGAGCATCCGGGATGGGTGAGGCCACCTGTCACGAGCTGGGCAGGCGCGGCCACCAGGTCGCCGTCTTCGATGTGAATGCGCGAGCGGCCCAACGTGTCACCGAAGAGCTGCGTGCCGAGGGAATCACCGCGGTGGCCGTGGCCGGTGACGTCTCCGACCGGGCCGCCGTCGACGACGCCTACGCCAAGATCCGCAGTGAACTGGGCCCGATCGAGATCCTGGTCACCAGTGCGGGGCTGTTCGGATTTGCGCCGTTCGAGGAGATCACTGCCGATTCGTGGACGCGGATCATCGAGGTGAACCTCACCGGCACGTTCCACTGTTGTCAGGCCGCGCTGCCGGACATGGTGGCGGCCAGCTGGGGTCGCATCGTGATGATCTCGTCGTCGAGCGCACAGCGGGGTTCGCCGTTCGCCGCTCACTATGCGGCCTCGAAGGGCGCGCTGCTGACGCTGACCAAGTCGTTGGCCCGCGAGTACGCAGCCCGCGGCATCACGGTCAACAACATCCCCCCTTCGGGCATCGAAACCCCCATGCAGCATGCGGGTCAGGCCGCCGGATACCTCAAGAGCAACGAGGAGATCGCGGCGAACATCCCGGTCGGCCACCTCGGCACCGGGGACGATATCGCCGCGGCGGTGGCCTTCCTGTGCTCCGAGGAGGCCAAGTTCATCACCGGCCAGACGCTCGGTGTCAACGGTGGAGCAGTGATGTGA
- a CDS encoding ferredoxin--NADP reductase, with product MISPTEAAAETADADGFTSLRVKEVVRETDDAISIVFDVPPQLAEHFAYRAGQYLALRVEVGGQEYRRCYSMSSSPVKHQDLRVTVKRDRDGVVSNWLNDHASPGDRISVAAPEGRFVRSGNGRELVAFAGGSGITPVFSLIQTELAESAGRARLLYANREVKSVIFREALDGLVDEHGDRFGLQHHLDVEQGVVTADKIAAFIAETGTDADCFICGPGPFMDTVEQALLAAGVPAEQVHLERFTVAPVPTASPGAPVTETVTIELDRETVTVDYRAGHTLLQMARMAGLKAPSSCETGSCGTCIAQVTEGEARLLNNDALDEDEVAEGLVVTCQAIPTSPTIRFVYE from the coding sequence ATGATCTCCCCGACCGAAGCTGCCGCCGAGACCGCTGACGCGGACGGTTTCACGTCGCTGCGGGTCAAGGAGGTGGTGCGGGAGACCGACGATGCGATCTCGATCGTCTTCGATGTACCCCCACAGCTGGCCGAGCACTTCGCCTATCGCGCCGGGCAGTACCTCGCGCTCCGCGTCGAGGTGGGCGGGCAGGAGTACCGCCGCTGCTATTCCATGTCGTCCTCACCGGTGAAGCACCAGGATCTTCGGGTCACGGTCAAGCGTGACCGTGACGGTGTGGTGTCCAACTGGCTCAATGACCATGCCTCACCGGGAGATCGGATCAGTGTCGCGGCACCCGAAGGTCGCTTCGTCCGCTCCGGCAACGGGCGTGAGCTGGTGGCGTTCGCCGGCGGAAGCGGTATCACGCCGGTGTTCTCGCTGATTCAGACCGAGTTGGCGGAGTCCGCCGGCCGGGCGCGGTTGTTGTACGCCAATCGTGAGGTGAAGTCGGTCATCTTCCGGGAGGCCCTCGACGGCCTCGTCGACGAGCACGGTGACCGCTTCGGACTTCAGCACCACCTCGACGTCGAGCAGGGTGTGGTGACCGCGGACAAGATCGCCGCCTTCATCGCCGAGACCGGCACCGACGCGGACTGTTTCATCTGCGGCCCTGGCCCCTTCATGGATACCGTCGAGCAGGCACTGCTGGCCGCCGGCGTCCCGGCGGAGCAGGTGCATCTGGAGCGTTTCACTGTGGCGCCGGTACCGACCGCGTCGCCCGGCGCCCCGGTGACCGAGACCGTGACGATCGAACTGGACCGGGAAACGGTCACCGTGGACTATCGCGCCGGGCACACCTTGTTGCAGATGGCCCGGATGGCCGGACTCAAGGCGCCCTCATCCTGCGAAACAGGTTCGTGCGGGACGTGTATCGCGCAGGTGACCGAGGGCGAGGCCCGGCTGCTGAACAACGATGCCCTCGACGAGGACGAAGTCGCCGAGGGTCTGGTGGTCACCTGCCAGGCGATCCCCACCAGTCCGACCATTCGGTTCGTCTATGAGTGA
- a CDS encoding MarR family winged helix-turn-helix transcriptional regulator: MELTDNILWLLKQAFYFSLTSVNDAVKPHGVSTAQIGVLRQLTNQPGLSGAELARRLLITPQGVQLALTALEKRGLVERKQDPQHGRILQVFLSDEGRAVAAAVVSDAVEAHDKVFGVLNREEQEQLRALLGKVVEQGTGHTLYADHVDPDV; encoded by the coding sequence ATCGAACTCACCGACAACATCCTTTGGCTGCTCAAGCAGGCCTTCTACTTCTCGCTCACCTCCGTGAACGACGCGGTCAAGCCGCACGGTGTCAGCACTGCGCAGATCGGCGTGCTGCGTCAGCTCACCAACCAGCCCGGCCTGTCGGGGGCCGAACTCGCGCGCCGGCTCTTGATCACCCCGCAGGGCGTGCAGCTGGCGCTCACCGCTCTGGAGAAGCGCGGCCTCGTGGAGCGCAAGCAGGATCCCCAACACGGTCGCATCCTGCAGGTGTTCCTGTCCGATGAGGGGCGTGCGGTCGCCGCGGCGGTGGTCAGCGACGCCGTCGAGGCGCACGACAAGGTGTTCGGCGTGCTCAACCGCGAGGAGCAGGAACAGCTGCGTGCGCTACTCGGGAAAGTGGTGGAGCAGGGCACCGGTCACACCCTGTACGCCGATCACGTCGATCCCGATGTCTAG
- a CDS encoding amidohydrolase family protein — translation MSVTVLRAARWADVVSGEIHAPAVVVIEGNRITDVNPEGPLPDSATEIDLGDVTLLPGLMDMELNLLIGGPGSPEGLPTPMHGVQDDPAYRTLRGAVNAATTLNAGFTTVRNLGLMVKTGGYLLDVALQRAIDQGWHPGPRIWPAGHAVTPYGGHLDPTVFQRLAPGVMPLSVAEGIANGVPDVIACVRYQIRHGAKLIKVSASGGVMSHSTSPGAQQYSDAEFEAIADEAHRAGVRVAAHAVGDKAIQACIRAGIDCIEHGFLASDETIQMMVDHGTFLVSTTYLTDAMAIDRIAPELRKKALEVFPQAKAMLPKAIAAGVRIACGTDAPAIPHGQNAKELGALVERGMTPMQAIRAATVVSAELIDAEHELGRLAAGYLADIIAVPGDVSRDIAATLDVRFVMKDGVVVRS, via the coding sequence ATGAGTGTGACCGTGCTGCGCGCGGCCCGCTGGGCCGATGTCGTCTCCGGTGAGATCCACGCGCCGGCAGTGGTGGTGATCGAGGGTAACCGCATCACCGACGTCAATCCCGAAGGCCCGCTGCCGGATTCGGCAACCGAGATCGATCTGGGCGACGTGACGTTGTTGCCGGGGCTGATGGACATGGAGCTGAACCTACTCATCGGGGGACCCGGAAGCCCCGAGGGTCTGCCGACACCCATGCACGGCGTGCAGGACGACCCGGCGTATCGCACCCTGCGCGGCGCGGTCAATGCGGCCACCACGTTGAACGCGGGGTTCACCACGGTCCGCAATCTGGGCCTCATGGTGAAGACCGGTGGCTATCTGCTCGACGTCGCCTTGCAGCGGGCCATCGACCAGGGCTGGCACCCCGGCCCGCGCATCTGGCCGGCCGGACATGCCGTCACACCCTATGGCGGGCACCTCGATCCGACCGTGTTTCAGCGACTCGCGCCGGGTGTGATGCCGCTGTCGGTGGCCGAGGGCATCGCCAACGGCGTGCCGGACGTCATCGCCTGCGTGCGCTACCAGATCAGGCACGGCGCAAAGCTGATCAAGGTGTCCGCCTCCGGTGGGGTGATGTCGCACAGCACATCGCCGGGTGCGCAACAGTACTCGGATGCCGAGTTCGAAGCCATCGCGGACGAGGCACACCGAGCCGGTGTCCGAGTGGCCGCGCATGCGGTGGGCGACAAAGCAATTCAGGCGTGTATCCGCGCCGGCATCGACTGTATCGAACACGGGTTCCTCGCCAGCGACGAGACGATCCAGATGATGGTCGACCACGGGACTTTTCTGGTGTCGACGACCTACCTCACCGACGCGATGGCGATCGACCGCATCGCGCCGGAGTTGCGCAAGAAGGCCCTTGAGGTGTTCCCGCAGGCGAAGGCGATGCTGCCCAAGGCGATCGCCGCCGGGGTGCGCATCGCGTGCGGCACCGACGCGCCGGCGATCCCGCACGGTCAGAATGCCAAGGAACTCGGTGCGCTGGTGGAACGCGGCATGACCCCGATGCAGGCGATCAGGGCGGCGACCGTGGTCAGCGCCGAACTCATCGACGCCGAGCACGAACTGGGACGGCTCGCCGCGGGCTACCTGGCCGATATCATCGCGGTACCGGGCGACGTGTCCCGGGATATCGCGGCCACGCTGGACGTCCGGTTCGTCATGAAGGACGGTGTGGTGGTCCGGAGCTAG
- a CDS encoding aromatic ring-hydroxylating dioxygenase subunit alpha, which translates to MARFPKPAEGSWTEHYPELGTGPVSYEDSINPEIYELERQAIFKRAWLNVGRVELLPRKGSYFTKEVKAANTSIILCRTTKGEVKAYHNVCRHRGNKLVWNDKPLEETSGTCRQFICKYHAWRYDLEGTLTYVQQEEEFFDLDKESYGLVPVHCEVWEGFIFVNFAAEPAQTLTDFLGPMITDLAGYPFDKMTSRFTYRSEVKANWKLYMDAFQEFYHAPVLHANQTPTAYSKAAAQAGFEAPHYRIDGPHRLVSTSGVRPWEMADELRKPIEDICKSGLFGPWDAPDLGAMPVGLNPAKCEPWGLDSFQLFPNFVILFWGQGWYLTYHYWPTSYNTHTFECTLYFPQPRTPRERLGQELAAATFKEYGLQDANTLEATQTSIESRAVEEFLYCDQEILLRHLHKETASWIDAYQRESEHRATSGIR; encoded by the coding sequence ATGGCGCGTTTCCCGAAACCGGCAGAGGGCAGTTGGACCGAGCACTACCCGGAGCTGGGCACCGGCCCGGTCTCCTACGAGGATTCGATCAACCCGGAGATCTACGAACTGGAACGTCAGGCGATCTTCAAACGGGCCTGGCTGAATGTCGGGCGGGTCGAGTTGCTGCCACGCAAGGGCAGCTACTTCACCAAGGAGGTGAAGGCCGCCAACACCTCGATCATCCTGTGCCGCACCACGAAAGGTGAGGTCAAGGCCTACCACAACGTCTGCAGGCACCGCGGTAACAAGCTCGTCTGGAATGACAAGCCACTGGAGGAAACCAGTGGGACCTGCCGGCAGTTCATCTGCAAGTACCACGCCTGGCGGTATGACCTGGAAGGCACACTGACCTACGTCCAGCAGGAGGAGGAATTCTTCGATCTGGACAAGGAGAGCTACGGCCTGGTGCCGGTGCATTGCGAAGTGTGGGAAGGCTTCATCTTCGTCAACTTCGCCGCTGAGCCGGCACAGACGCTGACCGACTTCCTCGGCCCGATGATCACCGATCTGGCCGGCTACCCGTTCGACAAGATGACCTCGCGGTTCACCTATCGCTCCGAGGTGAAGGCCAACTGGAAGCTCTACATGGACGCCTTCCAGGAGTTCTATCACGCACCGGTGCTGCATGCGAACCAGACACCCACCGCGTACTCCAAGGCCGCCGCACAAGCCGGGTTCGAGGCGCCGCACTACCGCATCGATGGACCGCACCGTCTGGTGAGCACGTCCGGTGTGCGGCCCTGGGAGATGGCCGACGAATTGCGCAAGCCGATCGAGGACATCTGCAAGAGCGGGCTGTTCGGGCCGTGGGACGCTCCCGATCTCGGTGCGATGCCGGTGGGCCTGAATCCTGCCAAATGCGAACCGTGGGGCCTGGATTCGTTCCAGTTGTTCCCCAACTTCGTCATCCTGTTCTGGGGTCAGGGTTGGTACCTGACCTATCACTACTGGCCGACTTCGTACAACACCCACACCTTCGAGTGCACGCTGTACTTCCCGCAGCCACGCACGCCGCGGGAACGTCTGGGCCAGGAACTGGCGGCGGCGACGTTCAAGGAATACGGGCTCCAAGATGCCAACACCCTGGAGGCGACCCAGACCAGCATCGAATCCCGTGCGGTGGAGGAGTTCCTGTACTGCGATCAGGAGATACTGCTGCGGCACCTGCACAAGGAGACCGCATCGTGGATCGACGCCTACCAGCGGGAGAGTGAGCACCGTGCTACCAGTGGAATTCGCTGA
- a CDS encoding RNA helicase: protein MDALPLPAVGSDPDGLLTAFGEWAAAGGTVLYPAQEEALIELVSGANVILATPTGSGKSLVATGAIYAALGADRTSFYTAPIKALVSEKFFALCEVFGAANVGMLTGDAAVNADAPIIACTAEILANIALREGADADIGLVVMDEFHFYGDPDRGWAWQVPLLELPRAQFLLMSATLGDVTFLRADLTRRTGRETALVTGAERPVPLFYSYATTAMHETIGDLLNTRQAPIYVVHFTQASALERAQALMSVNVSTKEEKAAIADMIGSFRFSTAFGATLSRLVRHGIGVHHAGMLPKYRRLVEQLAQAGLLKVICGTDTLGVGINVPIRTVVFSALSKYDGVRTRLLNAREFHQIAGRAGRAGYDTAGTVVVQAPDHEVENLKQFAKVADDPKKRRKLVRRKVPEGMVPWSEKTMTRLVEATPEPLHSNMKVTTAMILDVVDRPGDPFIAMRRLLTENHEPRKKQLRLIREAVGIARSLLQAGVLERLSEPEADGRRYQLTVDLPRDFALNQPLSTFALAAVDTLDTTSETYALDVVSVIEATLEDPRQIMAAQLKKARGEAVAAMKAEGIEYDERMELLDEVTYPKPLQELLGHAFAVYLQTNPWAADGQLSPKSVVREMWERAMTFREYVSQYGLTRSEGAVLRYLSDAFKALRSGVPAAARTEELNDIVEWIGELVRQVDSSLLDEWEQLTSPDQPHDVPVAVPARPRPLTGNERAFMAMVRNALFRRVELFARRRWYDLGELDAASGWTSERWQEIGEDYFAEHDDVGIGADARGPALLIIDRDPGVWRVRQILDDPAGDHDWAFVAEVDLEASDEEGAAVIRLVDAGLLD, encoded by the coding sequence ATGGACGCCTTACCTCTCCCCGCTGTCGGGTCCGACCCCGACGGGTTGTTGACCGCGTTCGGCGAATGGGCGGCCGCCGGCGGCACGGTGCTCTACCCGGCGCAGGAAGAGGCGCTGATCGAGCTGGTCAGTGGGGCCAACGTCATCCTCGCCACGCCCACCGGCTCCGGGAAATCACTGGTGGCCACCGGCGCCATCTACGCGGCGCTCGGAGCGGACCGCACCAGCTTCTACACCGCGCCGATCAAGGCGCTGGTCAGCGAGAAGTTCTTCGCGCTGTGCGAGGTGTTCGGCGCCGCCAACGTCGGCATGCTCACCGGAGATGCCGCGGTGAACGCCGACGCGCCGATCATCGCCTGCACCGCCGAGATCCTCGCCAACATCGCGCTGCGCGAAGGCGCGGACGCCGATATCGGCCTGGTGGTCATGGACGAGTTCCACTTCTACGGCGACCCGGACCGCGGCTGGGCCTGGCAGGTGCCGCTGCTCGAACTGCCCCGCGCCCAGTTCCTGTTGATGTCGGCCACGCTCGGCGACGTGACGTTCCTCCGTGCGGATCTGACCCGCCGGACCGGTCGGGAGACCGCGCTGGTGACCGGCGCCGAACGGCCGGTGCCGCTGTTCTACTCCTACGCCACCACCGCCATGCACGAGACGATCGGCGATCTGCTGAACACCAGGCAGGCACCGATCTACGTCGTGCACTTCACTCAGGCCTCCGCGCTGGAACGGGCCCAGGCCCTGATGAGTGTGAACGTCAGCACCAAGGAGGAGAAGGCCGCGATCGCCGACATGATCGGTTCCTTCCGCTTCTCCACGGCCTTCGGCGCCACCCTGTCACGGCTGGTCCGCCACGGCATCGGCGTACACCACGCCGGGATGCTGCCCAAGTACCGGCGGCTCGTCGAGCAGCTCGCCCAGGCCGGCCTGCTGAAGGTCATCTGCGGCACCGACACCCTCGGCGTCGGCATCAACGTGCCGATTCGCACCGTGGTGTTCTCGGCGCTGTCCAAGTACGACGGCGTCCGGACCCGTCTGCTCAATGCCCGTGAGTTCCATCAGATCGCCGGACGGGCCGGGCGGGCCGGGTATGACACCGCAGGCACCGTGGTGGTGCAGGCCCCCGACCATGAGGTGGAGAATCTCAAGCAGTTCGCCAAGGTGGCCGACGATCCGAAGAAGCGGCGGAAACTGGTGCGGCGCAAGGTTCCCGAGGGCATGGTGCCCTGGAGCGAGAAGACCATGACCCGGTTGGTCGAGGCAACCCCGGAGCCGCTGCACAGCAACATGAAGGTGACCACGGCGATGATCCTCGACGTCGTCGACCGGCCGGGCGACCCCTTCATCGCCATGCGGCGGCTGCTCACCGAGAATCACGAGCCTCGCAAGAAACAGCTCCGGCTGATCCGCGAGGCGGTCGGCATCGCCCGCTCGCTGCTGCAGGCCGGCGTGCTGGAGCGGTTGTCCGAGCCGGAGGCCGACGGACGGCGTTACCAACTGACGGTGGATCTACCGCGGGATTTCGCCCTGAACCAGCCGCTGTCCACATTCGCGCTGGCCGCCGTCGACACCCTCGACACCACATCGGAAACCTATGCCCTGGACGTGGTTTCGGTCATCGAGGCGACGCTGGAGGATCCCCGGCAGATCATGGCCGCCCAGCTGAAGAAGGCCCGCGGCGAGGCCGTGGCGGCGATGAAGGCCGAGGGCATCGAGTACGACGAGCGGATGGAACTGCTCGACGAGGTGACCTACCCCAAACCGCTGCAGGAACTGCTCGGTCACGCGTTCGCGGTGTATCTGCAGACCAACCCGTGGGCGGCGGACGGGCAGCTGTCACCGAAATCGGTGGTGCGCGAGATGTGGGAGCGCGCCATGACCTTCCGCGAGTACGTCAGCCAGTACGGCCTGACCCGCTCCGAAGGCGCGGTGCTGCGCTACCTGTCCGACGCGTTCAAGGCGCTGCGCTCGGGGGTGCCCGCCGCGGCCCGCACCGAGGAACTCAACGATATCGTCGAGTGGATCGGTGAGCTTGTGCGGCAGGTTGATTCGAGTCTGCTCGACGAGTGGGAGCAGCTGACCAGCCCCGACCAGCCACACGATGTCCCGGTGGCGGTACCGGCCCGTCCGCGCCCCCTGACCGGTAACGAGCGGGCCTTCATGGCCATGGTGCGCAACGCACTCTTCCGCAGGGTGGAGTTGTTCGCCCGCCGGCGCTGGTACGACCTGGGCGAATTGGACGCTGCCTCAGGGTGGACGTCCGAACGCTGGCAGGAGATCGGCGAGGACTACTTCGCCGAACACGACGATGTGGGTATCGGGGCCGACGCGCGGGGTCCGGCACTGCTGATCATCGATCGGGATCCCGGCGTATGGCGGGTGCGCCAGATCTTGGACGACCCCGCCGGTGATCACGACTGGGCGTTCGTGGCCGAAGTCGACTTGGAGGCCTCCGATGAAGAGGGTGCTGCGGTCATCAGGTTGGTCGATGCCGGTCTGCTGGACTGA
- a CDS encoding helix-turn-helix transcriptional regulator: protein MGDVFKALADATRRTILDELTERDGQTLFEICGRLTTRHGLNSSRQAISQHLDVLESAGLVQTRREGRYKFHHIDTAPLEPAIARWLKQPGKATPCESA, encoded by the coding sequence GTGGGTGATGTCTTCAAAGCGCTGGCAGATGCCACGCGCCGCACCATCCTCGATGAGCTCACCGAACGCGATGGACAGACACTCTTCGAGATCTGCGGCCGGCTCACGACCAGGCACGGGCTGAACTCATCGCGGCAGGCGATCTCGCAGCACCTGGACGTGCTCGAATCGGCCGGTCTTGTGCAGACGCGGCGCGAGGGACGGTACAAGTTCCACCACATCGACACCGCGCCGCTGGAACCCGCCATCGCACGATGGCTCAAGCAGCCCGGGAAGGCAACACCATGCGAATCAGCCTGA
- a CDS encoding VOC family protein: MRISLTSVMVDDQDKALRFYTETLGFRPKHDIPMGEARWITVVSPDSPEGTELVLEPDGHPAAKPFKDALVQDGIPFTAFEVDDVRAEFDRLSGLGVRFTQQPTEMGPVVTAVFDDTCGNLIQIQSAS; the protein is encoded by the coding sequence ATGCGAATCAGCCTGACCAGCGTGATGGTCGATGACCAGGACAAGGCGCTGCGCTTCTATACCGAGACGCTCGGCTTCCGACCCAAGCACGACATCCCGATGGGGGAGGCGCGCTGGATCACCGTGGTGTCCCCCGACAGCCCCGAAGGCACCGAGCTGGTGCTGGAACCCGACGGTCATCCGGCGGCAAAACCATTCAAGGACGCCTTGGTGCAGGACGGAATCCCGTTCACTGCCTTCGAGGTCGACGATGTGCGCGCCGAATTCGATCGACTGAGCGGGCTGGGCGTGCGGTTCACCCAGCAGCCCACCGAGATGGGTCCGGTGGTGACCGCGGTGTTCGATGACACCTGCGGCAACCTCATCCAGATCCAGTCAGCCTCCTGA
- a CDS encoding cellulase family glycosylhydrolase encodes MRRRTLLKLPLLAPPAVAALSLTNAPRASAAPGRWSNDRAHRWFRGQGWLVGANYITSNAVNQLEMFQQGTFDPQRIDGELRMARSMGLNTVRVFLHDQLWTQDRVGFQRRLAHFVDIAARHDIKPLLVLFDSCWDPLPRSGLQRAPRPGIHNSGWVQSPGAERLDDRRYRQVLQEYVVRILTQFRNDQRVLGWDLWNEPDNPAAVYKAVERDDKPQLVADLLPQVFRWARTVDPVQPLTTGVWEGEWRDASRRSEMASIQLDLADVLSFHSYDNPAGFEARVDELQPWGRPIMCTEYLARTEGSTIEGVLPVAKRRHVGAYTWGLFAGKTQTWLPWDSWDKPYLKPPKEWFHDLAFADGRPYRPHEVDMIRRLTGSG; translated from the coding sequence GTGCGCCGCAGAACACTTCTCAAACTTCCGCTCCTTGCGCCGCCTGCCGTCGCCGCGCTGTCATTGACCAACGCACCGCGGGCGTCCGCCGCGCCGGGCCGCTGGTCCAATGACCGCGCGCATCGCTGGTTCCGCGGGCAGGGGTGGCTGGTCGGCGCGAACTACATCACGTCGAACGCGGTCAATCAGCTGGAGATGTTTCAGCAGGGTACCTTCGACCCGCAGCGCATCGACGGCGAGCTGCGGATGGCACGATCCATGGGACTGAACACCGTGCGGGTCTTCCTGCACGATCAACTGTGGACCCAGGACCGCGTCGGTTTTCAGCGGCGGCTCGCGCACTTCGTCGACATCGCGGCGCGGCATGACATCAAACCGCTGCTCGTGCTTTTCGATTCGTGCTGGGATCCGCTGCCCAGAAGCGGCCTGCAGCGTGCGCCCCGGCCGGGCATCCACAACTCCGGGTGGGTGCAGAGCCCGGGCGCCGAGCGGCTCGACGACCGGCGCTACCGCCAGGTCCTCCAGGAATACGTGGTGCGCATCCTGACCCAGTTCCGCAACGACCAACGCGTCCTGGGCTGGGACCTGTGGAACGAACCCGACAATCCGGCGGCGGTCTACAAGGCGGTGGAGCGTGACGACAAACCCCAACTCGTCGCCGACCTGTTGCCTCAGGTCTTTCGCTGGGCGCGGACGGTGGACCCGGTCCAGCCGTTGACCACCGGTGTCTGGGAGGGGGAATGGAGGGATGCGTCGCGGCGCAGTGAGATGGCGAGCATTCAGCTCGATCTCGCCGACGTGCTCTCCTTCCACAGCTACGACAACCCGGCCGGCTTCGAGGCCCGCGTCGACGAACTCCAGCCGTGGGGTCGGCCCATCATGTGCACCGAGTACCTGGCCCGCACCGAGGGAAGCACCATCGAAGGGGTGCTACCGGTGGCCAAACGTCGTCACGTCGGCGCCTACACGTGGGGTCTGTTCGCCGGCAAGACGCAGACCTGGCTGCCGTGGGATTCTTGGGACAAGCCCTACCTGAAGCCCCCGAAGGAGTGGTTCCACGATCTGGCGTTCGCCGACGGGCGGCCCTACCGGCCGCACGAGGTCGACATGATCAGGAGGCTGACTGGATCTGGATGA
- a CDS encoding zinc-dependent alcohol dehydrogenase, whose amino-acid sequence MKAITWHGKRDVRVERVPDPKIEESTDAIIEVTSTNICGSDLHLYEVLGAFMNPGDILGHEPMGIVREVGSGVSNLAVGDRVVIPFQISCGSCFMCDHELYTQCETTQVREQGIGAALFGYSELYGSVPGGQAELLRVPQAQFTHIKVPDGPPDSRFVYLSDVLPTAWQAVAYADIPDGGSVTVLGLGPIGDMAARIAAHLGYEVIAVDRVPERLKRAQDRGIRTIDLGIQENPIGDVIRELTGGRGTDSVIDAVGMEAHGSPVTKTAQQLTGLLPDFLAKPFMEKAGLDRLDALYSAIDIVRRGGTISLIGVYGGMADPLPMLTLFDKQVQIRMGQANVKKWVPDILPLLTDEDPLGVDGFATHTLPLDEAPLAYDIFQRKADGAVKIVLTP is encoded by the coding sequence ATGAAGGCAATCACGTGGCACGGTAAGCGCGACGTCCGGGTAGAGCGGGTGCCCGATCCGAAGATCGAAGAGAGCACCGATGCGATCATCGAGGTGACCTCGACCAACATCTGCGGTTCGGATCTGCATCTCTATGAGGTGCTGGGAGCGTTCATGAACCCGGGCGACATCCTCGGCCACGAGCCCATGGGCATCGTGCGCGAAGTTGGTTCCGGTGTCAGCAATTTGGCAGTGGGGGACCGGGTGGTGATCCCGTTCCAGATTTCGTGCGGCAGCTGCTTCATGTGTGATCACGAGCTGTACACCCAGTGTGAGACCACCCAGGTCCGTGAACAGGGCATAGGTGCAGCACTTTTCGGTTACTCGGAGCTCTATGGCAGCGTGCCGGGCGGGCAGGCGGAGCTGTTGCGAGTACCGCAGGCCCAGTTCACCCACATCAAGGTGCCCGACGGCCCACCCGACTCCCGCTTCGTCTACCTCTCCGATGTACTGCCCACCGCCTGGCAGGCGGTGGCCTACGCAGACATCCCCGACGGCGGATCGGTCACCGTACTGGGGCTGGGCCCCATCGGTGACATGGCCGCCCGCATCGCCGCCCATCTCGGCTATGAGGTCATCGCGGTCGACCGGGTACCCGAGCGCCTCAAGCGGGCGCAGGACCGCGGAATACGCACCATCGACCTCGGCATCCAGGAGAACCCCATCGGGGATGTCATCCGCGAGCTGACCGGCGGCCGCGGCACCGATTCGGTGATCGACGCGGTCGGCATGGAAGCCCACGGATCACCGGTCACCAAGACGGCACAGCAACTCACCGGGTTGCTCCCGGATTTTCTGGCCAAGCCGTTCATGGAAAAGGCGGGGCTGGATCGCCTCGACGCGCTGTACTCGGCCATCGATATCGTGCGGCGCGGCGGCACAATATCCCTGATCGGTGTCTACGGTGGGATGGCGGACCCCTTGCCGATGCTCACCCTGTTCGACAAGCAGGTGCAGATCCGGATGGGCCAGGCGAACGTCAAGAAGTGGGTGCCCGACATCCTGCCCCTGCTGACCGATGAGGACCCGCTCGGGGTGGACGGCTTCGCCACCCACACGCTGCCTCTGGACGAGGCGCCGCTCGCCTATGACATCTTCCAGCGCAAGGCCGATGGAGCGGTGAAGATCGTCCTCACCCCGTAG
- a CDS encoding DUF6480 family protein, giving the protein MTAQPPDPDPIDTPDLEPGGGVNPGSTPPDSAQTSGVSEPQPRPRHRYTRTQIVTLIALAFFILIFAAAAVGLIVDMTA; this is encoded by the coding sequence ATGACAGCTCAACCGCCTGATCCCGACCCGATCGACACACCCGACCTGGAACCTGGCGGTGGAGTGAACCCCGGCAGCACCCCGCCGGATTCGGCACAGACATCGGGGGTGTCCGAGCCCCAACCGCGGCCCCGGCACCGGTACACGCGCACTCAGATCGTCACGCTGATCGCGCTGGCGTTCTTCATCCTCATATTCGCGGCCGCCGCGGTCGGTTTGATCGTGGACATGACCGCCTAA